AAATCCCTCAGTACAAATCACCATCCCGCGAATTTCTGCCTAAGCAACGTGCAATTATAGACCCAAAGTTATAATCTCTAGAACCATGTACAatagcatgtactccctccgtctcaaaataaatgactcaactttgtactaactttatacTAAAACTAGTACAAAGTGAGCATAAAGCTAGTAAAAaattgagtcacttattttgggaggGAGTAGTATACTCAAATCAGGTGCACATGTTGCACTAAAATCATGCTTACCAGCTAGGCATTTCCCAACAAATACTGCAAAGTAGCCAATGGTAGGAAACTGAATACTCCTAATTTCAGCATGTATCACGCCTCTATCCTCCCCGTTACAAATGCTACTAAGAAATGCATCATAGTCAACCTTGCACGGTCTGTCGAGCGAACCCAAATACGGAATTTTACAGATATAACAAAACTCTTCAAGAGGCATACTATAGGATTTCTCATAGAGATGAGATAGAACTCTGGATGATGCAGACACGTACTCaaaattttgcacaaaagtgTTGGTAACGTGATAGTACTGGGTGCACTTATCTGAGAGGAAAGCGGCCAGCTCGGCATTCTCTATATATTGATCGAATTCTTGCTTGATGTCGGCGCCCATCATGAAAGTGTCACCAGGCCATTGACAAGATTTTACATCGGCACCTCGCACAAAACTTTCTCGGGGCTCATGATACGTCGGTCGTGCCGCACTTTGGCTTGAAGAGCCTCCTGAAGACCTCCTTCCGAACATGTTTCCTtctctgtttttttttttttgaaatttttgggCCACAAATAAGAGGTGAATaaaactcaataaaattgatagcaacaactcgtacaaagtccgttaagatagtaacatcaGCAGCAACAACTGGAACGTCCTcgcaaataccgatgggtatagtaGTAGATTTTATCAGTCATTTGCAAGGAAATTTCAGTAGGAATCATTTTACTCAAATCCAGTCCGTTAAGAGAGAAAGGCATAACGCTAACGCCGGCTCCTAAATCACGCAAAGCAGTTTTGACATAATTATTCTTAatagagcatggtatagtgggtatcCCTAGATCTCCTAGCTTTTCAGGTATTTTTCCTTTGAAAGAATAATTTGCAAACATAGTGGAAATTCGGCCTCAGGTATTTTCCTTTTCATAGCATCGGCCAAAGGTACTTGCAAGAATAAAGTTCTAAGCAATTCAACAAAACGATTGAAAGCATCATCGTCTTTGGACTTAGTAGCTTTActaggaaaaggcatgggtttctgaacccatggttctctttttTACCATGCTTCTTAGCAACGAAGTCTGTTTTACCGTATGTTTCATTTTTAGGAGGTGGGTCATCAAGCTCAATTTCAGGTTATATTTCTACATCATTACCAAGTTCATTATTATCATTAGGTGGAGCATAaacatgatcatcattattatcatTATCGCTAGGTAAATGCTCGTCACCAAATTTTTGTCTcggcatcagagatagaaacatCATTAGAATTCTCAGTAGGTTTTTCTATAACAGGTTcgctagaagcatgcaaagtttTATTCTTACTCTTTTTATTCTTCTTCTTAGGTGAACTAGCcttaattctctgagaatcttgttcaattcttttaggaggaatcttaggatacaaaggttcctgtgTCATTCTACCACCTCTAGTCATTAGTCTAACAGCATGATCATTAGTTTTACTGGACATTTCATTACTctaactggtctaccaaatcgaTGTGTCTTCACCGAGCCTACCTGGTTTCCAATTCATCACCCATTTACTTTAAGTTATTCCGCTGCTGAAGATTATGTGATCTACTTTCTGAAGAACGTGAAGACTTTCATCATGATGCCTTTTACTTCTTCAGTTCATCTTCTGTACACTTGAATGTCTGTATGATTGCATGTTCATCACTTGCATCTATCTTGTTTGCATGCTTTATGTTTTTGTGATGAATTAGTCTCGTCCTCGTTTTTACTTCCTCACTCCGATCTTCGTCAAATTCATCAGAGTTTGACAAATTTTCAAAAATCTCCCATTCACTCCCCCCCTCTGGGAGTGAACCTGCGCTTTCACCTTGGATCGCTTCCGAGTACGTCGGCGCTTGGGGGGTCTTTTTCCTCCTCCCCGTACTCCTTAGGGGTGTTGACCATGTAGACGTCATAGGTAGAGGTTGCGGCCCAAATACTAGTATGTGATAAGGACATGGGTGAAGCCACTCCTGATGCGCCATCGACATCTTCATCCATGTCGGTCCCTCATCGGAGGTGTAGTACAGTATGTCGATTAAATCTTCGACCATAGTGACTAGGTGGGTGGTGGGATGGACATAAATTTCCTTATCGTCGGCTTTAAGTCTGATCTGATCACAAAACGAGGACTGCCCGTCTGAGATCCCAAGGTTTTGGATCTAGTCTAGCATCTCGCTCAAAAGTGAGAGGTCCGCCGGGCCCATCTTCTAACACTAGGCGGGGGCCTGCAGTATGCTTGGCAGGTTGCGTGATGCGACCTCAGAGCACTGGCCGGCCAAGGTTAACTCCTGGTCTGCTAGCGAAGCGATCGGATCCGAGCTTGAGGCGGGTTTCGAGGTTTGGGTCGGAAGTAGAATCCGCGGTCAACACCTCAACATCCGTGGGGTTCTCGAGCTTATGTGACGTCAATCCTGAGAGCACTAGATCACCAAGGGAGTCGGCAGTATATTCTAGATTTCAAATATGATCATTTGATCTAGGGCGAAACAATCAACTTAGCTGAGGCGGCTATTCGAATCAGCGTGAAGGACAACGCTGCCGAACGCGAGAAGCTGGCCGGGGAGGAAGATACCTCCACATCTAATGCTGTTGTCGATATGCAgacgagccattgatcctttgtGACCACACAGCGGGACTTGTATGGGCCACCAATGCCGGTGCTAAAACcggctgatctcgggtagggagtcccgagctgtggatctgaGAACAATGGGTAATAGGAGACAAGGGAGAcgatgtttacccatgttcggaccctctcgaagaggtaaaaccctacgtcatgCTTTGATTGTATTGATATGATGGGGATTTGATTGTATTGATGTGATGGGGTACAGGTACAAGAgaatctacctcgagatcatatgatTGTGTTCTAAACCCTAAGGCTCGTAATTGTGCTCCACGGACTAAACCCCTCGGCTTATATATGCACCGGGGTGCCTAGGTCTACATATATGGTCGGTTGGCAACTAGGAATAAACATGCCGACTATTAAAATTGTCCTTGAAGTATACGAAGTCTTCGGTGGTTTCCATCTTGCTTACGAGGTTCACAGCTTCGGCTATCCTCCAAGCGACAACTAGTGGGCCATTAGCTCGGCCCATAGATAACATGCCCCATAGGTTAGGACCCCTAGTCCGGGACACCCTCACTTAGCGCCTCATCTAAGCACTTGTGCATGTCAGAGGCCCACTTCGGCGCGGCAAACTGCACCAGGGAAACCTGTTTATCATCTTTACAGACGTGATTCAGCTCTTGTGTTGCCAGGCTTGTGGGACAGGAGTGCAAACATCCTCTGAACAATGACACCATCGTGAAGAAGCATTGGATAAATATCACTACACATGCTAGGTGTGCTCTTTGGCCGTTGAAACTATCCAATATAGAAGAATCATATGGTGCTCTTTGGCCGCTGAAACTATTCAACTTAGGAGGATCAAATGGCACAAACAGGTTCCCAATCTTATGTATCTGCTTCAGATTTTCGCTGCGTCTTCCGAAACAGACTCCCTTCTCACATCCAAAAAGGatacagaggcagctaaagagcTAATGGCCAGATCATCGAAGCAACAGATGAAAAAATATTAAAGTTGAGATAAATACCTGGGCACAATTTATTATTAAACCAGAGCACAGGAATGCTCATTTCAGTACAAGATTAGACAGGATCGCAAGCACAAGCCTGAACATTCAACACGAGGAGACATCACAAGAACACACACTCGTACAGGCACACATCAGGGGGGACACACCTCGGCTTATTTCGCGACGAACGAGCGCCAGAAACTAAGATCATGGCTTCATCAGCGCAGCGACCTTCTGGACGGACGGCCTCGCCAACAGGTCAGTCCACCAGGCCTTCACATGCGGGTACGCGTCGAACAGAGATGCGTAGGGTGTAGCCGCCAAGCACAGGGTGACAGACACATGGTTAAGGTCCGCAAGACTGAGGGAGTCTCCAGCCAGGTACTTGGACTTGCTCAGGTGCGCCTCGTACACTGCCAGCACGTTCTTGATCTTAACAAGGTTGTCGTCAATGACCTTCTGGTCAGTGGCTCCCCCAAGCATAGGATGGATAAGGCACTCGAAGAGAATGGGGCTCAGAGCGGCGGTGTACTGATGGGCCTCCACCTCGAGCCACACATCCACCATTGCTGACTCCTTGATGTCGCCCTCCTTCAACAGCTCTGGCTTGTTCTTGCGGCACGCATACTTGCAAATAGCACGTGATTCTAATGcgaagagaaaaagaaaatagaACCAGAGTTATGATGATTCTGAAGGGAGTATGGTACTATTTTATTCCATTTCAATAAATCGGTCTAAAACTAGTAAAATGATCATTTCTAAACTTGATTAGATTTCAAATTAGAACCCATAAGCATAGTATATGATTGCTTGGGAAACCTTACCATAACTCATGTTTTTGTCTTCCGACGAAGCTTGTGGTTGGTAACTATATAATTATTACATCATCATTCTAATCTCAAGCTTCAAGCATACGAGGGTAGTTGACGAAAACTCCAAAAAGGTATAACTTGACTCCTAATATAATGCCAGACGGCAGCTAACAATTAGACAACATTGTTTTTTTACTCATGTGATTTGTGAAAAATACCTTCAAAGGTTTATCATTAATCCAAATGAAACTGTTTCTTTGTTTCTAGTAAAGGCTCAGGTACAATTTAAGCCCAAGTGGAGATGCTAGCTTTGTTATACTACAAGGCAACAACATTAACAGCAAAACAAACAACCACAACAACAATAATGCAAAAGCATCATGACCCGTTATAGTTCTGTTTATGAGGGGTAGAAAAGAGAGAACgtctcaagaggtagcatcatACCGAAGACGTACAAGTCACCATCCTGCAAAGCTGGCACCTGGCCAAAGGGCTGCAGAGAACAACATGAAGACAGTGAGTTTTATCATATGTCACACCTCTAAAAACAGAAACCACATGTCACAGTTACTATCACACTAAGATTAGTCTCTCTATGAGATGCTGCTGTAGTGACTGTTTTATGTTTTGCTGTCAACTTTCTGAGCATTCACATGTGCTTGGGACTCTTGGGTAAATGGTGTAAGATAGTTTGCTGAACCAAGGATCGTCTGTTCCATGAGCAACACAGGGAAGGCCTCATACTGGAAGAGAATATGCCTCTTGCAAACCTTAACATCCACCCTATTATTACCACACCTTACCTACCATCAAGCAAATCTGATAGATGTATGTGGTGTATTGATAAGAAACAAGTCAAAGGATAGGGATGACTAACCTATAAGAtctacaaaaaaattaaaaaataatcGAACTAGCAGAGGATTAAAGGGCACATCCAGATCCAATCTTTTGGTACAAAGTGACACAAGAGTAACAGGGTGGGTGCTGGCGTCGGTGCTGGGTGCAGGAAGTGCTTCGGATTTGCTCACACTGTATACTGCTTGAGATTGGGATTTGCTGCAAGATTAATTTGTCAAGGTACCTACGAACTAGCAGAGCACTAACACATCTAGAACAAATTTCCACACCGAATCCAAATCTTGTATTTACGAGGTTTAGGGGAAGACGTAAAATAACGCACTTGATACAGTGAAGTAGGTGGCCGGTGGCGTGGGAAGCGTGGATGTGGGGAAAATATGATACTGTATGATTTTATCCACACTGCAAGTGGCCTAAAGTCAATTGACTAAAAGATTGGGTAGCAGCGGAGGTACTAATTAAGGTCACCACGCGGTCCACGCCCAAATGGCTCGCCAATCTGAGACGAGCTGCGGAAAAACTCATGCCGTATACTCGAATGACTTGTAAATATCGAACCCCAGTCTCGAATCGTGATACTTTTTTCTTCTGAAATTCGAATCGAGATACTAGATTATACGAGAGGGACAGCGACATCTCTCCGGCCCCCGTTAAAATAAATAAACAGTGATAGAGGCATGGAAGCGACCCCTCGCCGGGAGTTGACTGACTTTTGTTCCGCCGATCGCAGCAGGAGGACCGAACGAATCGACATCATCCTCGTGAAATTAGAGGCGAGCAGACGGCACAGGGCCGGACCATCGACAGTCACGGATGGTAAATTCAAGGGGAGGGCGGCAGTTAGGGCATGGGCACGTACGTTCCTGGCGAGGTGGTCGGGGCTCTTGTGCTCGCCGGTGCCGAAGTTGATGGGGACGAGCTCGTACTCGACGCCGGcctcctccagcgccgccacGCACCTGGTGACGTTCCACGACAGGGTCGCGCCGTACAGCTTCACCGGAGCCATCTCTTCTCACTCTGCAACGCACTCGAACCTTTTTTCTCTCTTCTTCTCGGTAGGTAAAGCCGCTGCGGATGGGATGGGATGGAGAAGACCACGCTCGGGGTCTCGGCTAAATAGGCGACGGAGGGTTTGCTCCCTTCCAACGGAGCAGGTGCGGTGCAGCCGTggagtgggagagggagagggagcggGTTGGTGAGGTTAGGTGGAAGGTGCGGCTGGTCGATGGCCCCCGCGCCTCTAGGTGCTTCCGTTTCTTCAACCATTTCGATTAGTGCTCCTGTTTCGAAAAAAGAAATAGCAGTACTCctcaattttattttatttttgcacgAGCTTTTTTCTAGTACTCCACTCTATTCTGTGTCTGTATAGTTGGTTTTCACTTTTCAGCGACCGACCGACGCAAGTGATGACGCTCGGTAGTGCGCCAGCGGCGCATCGAGATCCGCGCATCGCCTTTCTCCATCACTTTTAGTTTTTATTGATTGATTAATTTTGAGCTTCTTCCGATGAAGCTTCGTCAGCACTTTTAGTTCGGCCGGAAATTAAGTTTGTTTCGAACAATCTCCGCTTGGTTTACTTCCTTTTTCTCTACGGGACGCCTGTGCAcactctttttttatttttaaacacAGAACAATCAAAGATGCttatatatacatatatcacGATGTACACACGCACGAACACTCTAGATGCACACCCTACCCCTAAGCTTCAATGAGATACTGAACCGACACACAATCTTAAGATGGACGAAGTTATCGCAAACACCTCATAGTGACAAAAACGTCTTCTTCCACTGAACGAAATCGTTCGGATTGGCTGCAAAACTAATGCCCAAGCCTCACCTAAGGCTTGAACAATGTGGTGGTTTAGAGCATCTCTAGCGGATCCCATATAAACTCGTCGGACCTTTTACATGACCCGTGAAAAGTTTGGCCCGAGCTGATCCTATAAAAAAGGCCCGGCTCATAAAACCATGGCGTCTGCGCTATATTTACCGGATCTGGCTGATTTAGGGTTCCTATACCGTAAATCCTGAACCCACCTCCGCCGCAAATTCTCTGTCTCCGGTGCCaaatatctctctctctctcgctctctctctctctctctctcgctctctctctcttcgGTGTTTTCCCCACGCACAGCCATTCTTCAACCACCTCGATGTCGCGCGCGTGGTGGCCGAGGGGGGAGTGGCGACTCGCTACCGCACAAGCGAGCCCGCCATGACGACGAGGCTAGGACCCCTGTGGAGGAATGGCGCCATGTGCAGGCGAGAGAGCGTGGCGGCCTCTCCCGCAGCGGCGGCCGGAGGAGTGGAGGGATTTCGAACGCCTCCACGACATCATTTGTTCGATCACCAAGCACCTCCGCGAGGCGGAGCGCGAGTTTGCCGAGGCAGAGGAGCCGGTCACCGCCGGAGAAGAAGGTGCATCCGCGAGGCGGAGCACAAGTTCGCCGAGGCGAAGGAGTCGGTCGCCGCTGGAGAAGAAGGCGCCGCCACGCGGCTCGAGGCGGCCAAGGAAGCCAAGAAGGAGTACGACCTTGCCTTTGTCCTCTCCAGCTCCGCAATGGAATATCATCTTCATGTAAAGAAGGATGAGTAGTTTAGATTATGTTTAAAGTTAGCGTGTTTAACTTTGTGCGATGAACTATGCTTAAATTCCTGCGAAGTATGGTGACGAAAACTAGCGCCCGGTCAGTGACCGGACGTGTCCGTTTTAAGCCCCTATTTATCCTTCCGCGCAGCCATACTTCTTATATTTCTTCTCATATGCCCGGTCACTTGTACGTGATTGATGGAGATGAAGAGAGAGAAataaaaaaaaaaaagagaaaaggtgGTCCGAGGTGGGACCACATCCTATGTGGCGGAATGACCGGGCGCACCCAGGCGCGTCCGCGAGCCCTCATATCCTTTTCATATTTGAGATGGATATGATGGTTTGCGGACAGCCCGAGCATATAGAAATGATACGAGCGATCCGATGGGTCACATTTTTTCATTTCTTTTCTGTCCGATCAATAACCGGACGCATCCCTGGATGTACGAGTGATGGTTTGAGGTGTCCAGCTATAGACGCTCTTACGTCCTTCAGAATATCCGAACCTCGCTCCCGGCATCGGACGTAGTTTCCTTGCAAAAGAGGAGATTGATTTAGAAGAGTACTGTGTGCACTCTGCATTAATTAAGGTCGGTGCAAACAACGTTGGAAGTCGTGATGGGAACTAACTGCGTAGAAAATCCTGGATAACTCCGCAGTGATGCAACGAATTGTGCGTGTCAGCAGTGACCAGCGTTTGCTCTACTTGTCAACGGTTGCTGATTGTGATTGAGCAACCGGCCAAGGAGTAGTAGCTCAGAGTCAAATATCCACCAAAATATACAAGGACACACACGTAGTGCAGTTGACAATGAAGCAAAAAACTCTTCCAAAAACACACTCGCAGAAAGTAAAGAAGAAATCACGTGTAGACGTATGGAGCGGGAGCACGTCTAGCGCACCGGGACAAGTCTTGGTTCTCTCGTAACTGGAGGCGAACATCGTTAAGAATCTTTTTCATGAGCAGAGCTGCTCTGTGTTCCGCATCATAGGCGGTAACCCAAGTATGATTGATTCTTCTTATTTCTATCAGCGCCTAGAAAAAGGGGCAAAGTGGAACACGAATATGGCTTTATGTCGCCAAAAGCATATACTACTaatcatgtactccctccattcggaattacttgtctcgaAAATAGATgcatctagaactaaaatacgtctagatacatccatttctgcgacaagtaattccgaacggagggagtaactgaAAAAAAGTGACGAAAACGTATGCTTGAAGCGCGAACAGATCAGCTAGAGTGATAAATGCTTGAGAGTTGAAGTTGGTCGTTGCCCCAGGCAGGACATCCTACAGTCAGAGCATCTTCAGCCGTTCGGCCCTTCAGGGCGTCGAAAAAGAGCCGCCTGGGGGCGAACCGGCGCTAGATTGGCCCCTGGGGTCGACTTAGCTCCCAGCCACGCCCTcaggcgccgccccccccccccccccccaaatcgCGGCAAATTCAAACTTGGTCATTCCCGCTCACAAAAAACGCCCAGTCCGGCGATCAGCGGCCCAGTTCGGCAATCGGATGAAAAGTTTGGCGTACAAAAAAAGAAAGGACGCACAGTTTACGAGGAGATTGGTGGTGTCGGCCTCCGGCGTCGGCGGAGTCGGCGTGCGCGAGCTTGGTGGTGTCGGAGCTGCTTCTATGCTGGGCGGCGTCGGCGCGGCTTTTGTGCTGCTGGGCGTCGTGGAGGCATCATCGCTCGGGCTTGGCGGCGTCGTCGGCGTGAGCGTGGGAGTTGGCGGCGCTGTCGACGGCAGTTGGTCCAGGATGAGGCCGCGCTCCGCCAGGTACCACGCCTTAAGCTACTCGTCGTTGCTCTGGAGCATGTCCGCCCCCGCCCATCAGAAAAGCCAGGTCGGTGTCCTCTTCTTCGCGACGACGTTGGTCCGGAGtaggttgatacgtctccaacgtatctataattttttattattccatgctattatattatctgttttggatgtttaatgggctttattatacacttttatattatttttgggactaacctactaatcaaaggcccagtgcaaattgttgttttttgcctatttcagtgttccgctgaaaaggaatatcaaacaaaatccaaatgaaatgaaaccttcgggagagtgatttttggaacaaacgcaatccaggagacttggagtggacgtcaagaaagaaacgaggaggccacgaggcaggagggcgcgcccccaccctcgtgggcccctcgtggctcccctgaccgacttctttcgcctatatatactcatatatcCCGAAAACATTCGaaagcaccacgaaaccctatttccaccgccgcaaccttctgtacccgtgagatcccatcttggggccttttccagcgctccgccggagggggaatcgatcacggagggcttctacatcaacaccatagcctctccgatgatgtgtgagtagtttaccacagaccttcgggtccatagttattagctagatggcttcttctctctctttggatctcaatacaaagttctactcgattctcttggagatctattcgatgtaattctttttgcggtgtgtttgtcgagatccgatgaattgtgggtttatgatcaagattatctatgaacaatatttgattcttctcggaattcttttatgtatgatttgttatctttgcaagtcttttcgaattatcaattgggtttggcctactagattgatctttcttgcaatgggagaagtgcttagctttgggttcaatcttatggtgtcctttcccagtgacagcaggggcagcaaggcacgtattgtattgttgccatcgaggataaaaagatagggtttatatcatattgcttgagtttatccctctacatcatgtcatcttgcctaccgcgttactctgttcttatgaacttaatactctagatgcatgctggatagcggtcgttgtgtggagtaatagtagtagatgcagaatcgtttcggtctacttgtcgtggacgtgatgcctatatacacgatcatgactagatattctcataactatgcacttttctatcaattgctcgacagtaatttgttcaaccaccgtaatacttatgctatcttaagagaagccactagtgaaacctatggcccccgggtctatttccatcatataagtttccaatccattttactttgcaatctttactttcaatctat
The Aegilops tauschii subsp. strangulata cultivar AL8/78 chromosome 3, Aet v6.0, whole genome shotgun sequence genome window above contains:
- the LOC109757571 gene encoding glutathione S-transferase 1, producing the protein MAPVKLYGATLSWNVTRCVAALEEAGVEYELVPINFGTGEHKSPDHLARNPFGQVPALQDGDLYVFESRAICKYACRKNKPELLKEGDIKESAMVDVWLEVEAHQYTAALSPILFECLIHPMLGGATDQKVIDDNLVKIKNVLAVYEAHLSKSKYLAGDSLSLADLNHVSVTLCLAATPYASLFDAYPHVKAWWTDLLARPSVQKVAALMKP